Within the Nocardioides humi genome, the region CCCGGGACTCGAGGGTGGCGTAGACGAGCGCGCGGAGCGCCCGCTGAGCGCCGGGAACCCGCTTGAAGACGGTCTTCTCGAGGTCGCTGAAGGACCGCTCGTTGCGCGGGATGACCCAGTTGGGCGTGCGCTGGTAGACGTCGAGGTGGCCGACCACCTGCTGCAGCTCGGGGACGAGCTGGATGGCCGAGGCGCCGGTGCCGATGACGGCGACCCGCTTGCCGGTGAGGTCGACGTCGTGGTTCCAGCGGGCGGAGTGGAAGATCTCGCCCTGGAAGTCGTCGATGCCCTCGATCTCGGGCAGCCGCGGCTCGGAGAGGCCGCCGGAGCCGGAGATGATCGTGCGGGCGGCGTACTCCTTCACACCGTCGGGCCCCTCGGTCCGGACGATCCAGCGCTGCGCCTCGTCGTCCCACGTCGCGTCGAGGACGGCGGTGTCGAAGACGAAGCGGTCGAGCGTGCCGGACTCCTCGGCGACCTTGCGGGTGTACTCCCAGATCTCCCGCTGCGGCGAGTAGACCTTGGACCAGTCCGGGTTGAGCGCGAAGGAGTAGGAGTAGAGCTGGCTCGGGACGTCGCACTCCGCACCCGGATAGGTGTTGATGTGCCACGTGCCGCCGACGTCGCTGTCCTTCTCGATGACGACGAAGTCGCGCTCGGCGGCCTCGTCGAGCTTGATGGCCGCGGCGAGGCCGGCGAAGCCGGCGCCGACGATGAGGTGGTCGACGTTGCTGCGACCGGGAGTAGCGCTCATGGGACGACGCTATTGGCGTTATTGAACATCTGTCAATAGGATGGCCGACGTGACGACGCCCACGCGCACCCGCCTCTCCCCCGACGAGCGCCGTACCCAGCTGCTCGACCTCGGGGTCCGCCTGCTCGCCACCCGCTCGCTCGACGAGCTGTCCATCGACGTGCTCGCCGAGGAGGCCGGCATCTCCCGCGGGCTGATGTACCACTACTTCGGCGGCAAGCAGGGCTTCTACGAGGCCGTCGTCCAGCACGCCGCCGACGACCTCTACGCCCGCACGGCTCCCCCCGCCGAGGGCGAGCCGCTGGAGCGCCTGCTCGCCTCACTGACGGGGTACGTCGACTACGTCATCGCCAACCACACCGGCTATCGCTCCCTGGTGAAGGGCGCCACCGCCGGCAACGACAACCTGCGCGCCATCTACGAGACGACCTTCGCCGCCCTCGCCGACCGGTTCTTCACCTCCGACCCCGGCGGCCTCGTCATCCCCGACACCCCCGCCGTCCGCCTGGTCATCCACGCCTGGCAGGCCATGGTCGAGGACCTCGTCCTCACCTGGTGCGAGGACCCCGCCGGTCTCTCCCGCGACGACCTCCTCCACGTCATCACCGCCTCCCTCCCCGCCCTCGTCGACACCCTTCCCTGACCCGGTCCGGGATCGCCGTCCGGCGGCCGGAAAGCAGCGAGCCGGGCTCCCGATGCGACGGGAGCCCGGCTGGCGGAAGGTCGGTGCGATCAGGGCAGCGAGGGCGACAGGTCGCCGCACTCCTCCTTGATGGCCTTCGCGAACTCCTCGCCGTCGCCCCTAGCGTCCTTGTTCTTCTCCGCCCAGTCCGTGAGCGCCTTGGCCGCCTTCTCCGCCTTGTCGGCGTCGCCGGACGCGGCCGCGTCGGAGGCGTCCTTGGCCAGCTCGCAGTACTCCTTGGCGAGCTTGCCCTCGTCGGCACCACCGCACGCGGTGAGCGAGAACGCGGCGGCGAGAACGATGCTGCCGAGGCCGAGGGTGGTCTTCTTCATAGATTTCTCCCGTACTTCAGGTAGGTGATCGCGCTTGGGACATCCGGACGCCGACGAACGCCAGCGCCCGGACACAGGAAGCGCCGGGAGCCTGCCACGAGGACGCGTGGTGAAACATCGGTCACGGCGAACGTGACCTTCCTCCCATCCACGCGGCCGCTACCGCTCCTTCGCGCGACTGCGCGCGCTCCTTCGGCGGACCCGGGTGACACCGACCAGGCGGGGGCCGGCGAGGCGGGCCTCGACGCGGCGGGCCTCGCGCATGACCGGCTGGGCGACGTACTCGCCGAGGATCACGCCGGAGGCGAGGGCGATGGCGATGGAGGCGGCGGTGACCATCGCGAGCAGGCCCTGGGCGGCCTGCTGACCGCCCTCCTCGCCGAGCAGGAACAGGCCGCGGTAGATGGAGAGGCCGGGGAGCAGCGGCACGACGGCGGAGACCACGACGACCAGCGGCGGGACCCGGAACCGCCGGCCGACGGTGTAGCCGAACAGGCCGATCAGGAACGCCGCCAGGCCGACCGCCCAGGTCCGCCCGAAGCCGGCCTCGACCACCACCTGGGTGATCACCAGGCCGACGCCGCCGAGCACGCCGACGGGGAGCAGCGTGCGCAGGGGGGCGTACGACGCGAACGCGAACGCCGCGGCCGCGATCGCGCCGCCCACGCCGAGGGCGGTCACCCCGACCAGGTCGAACCGCGGCAGGGTCAGCCGCGGGATCTCCAGGCCGACGGCCGCGCACAGCGACAGCCCGCCGCTGACGCCGGCGATGATGCCGGCCGTGGCGAGCACCGCCTCGAGGATCCGCGCGCCGCCGGTGACGAAGAAGCCCGACAGCGCGTCCTGGACAGCGCCCATGAACCCGATGCCGGCGAGCAGCATGATGATGTTCGCGGTCACGACCAGCGACGCGTTGAGGTGCACCCACGGCTCGGCGAGCCGGGTGCCGAGCGCCGCGAGCACGGTGGCGACCACGCCGCCGGCGACCTGCTGGTAGAACCCGGGCAGCCGGCGGCGGGTCATCAGCAGCTGCAGCCGGTCGATGCAGATCGCGGCCAGCATCGCCACGAGGACGACGACCAGGTTGCCCCCGAGCTGGAGCCCGACCCCGGCGCACATCAGCCCCCACCCGACGGTCGCCGCCCAGCGCGGCCGGGCGTGCCCGGAGGAGACGATCTGCGCGAGCGCGGTCCGCGCGCCCTCGAGATCGGTGCCGCCGGCGACCACGTCGCGGACGAGATGGTCGACCCGGGTGAGGTCCTCGTAGTCGATCTCGCGCTGGGTCACCGCCCGCAGCTGCACGACGGGCGGCTCGTCCGGCCCCTGCTGGACGCTCATCGCCAGCGAGGTGAAGGTGACGTCCACCTGGGTGTGGCGCACTCCGAGGGCCCGCGCCAGCGCACGCATCGTCGCGACCACGTCGGGGGCGCCGGCACCGGAGGAGAGCAGCACCTCGCCGACCTTGAGGCACAGGTCGAGCGTGCGGTGGAGCGTCCGCAGGTCGTCCATGCCGTCATGCTGTCAGGTCGGCCGTACGCTGATCGCGTGCGCATCGACTTCCACGGCTCGGCGGAGCCGACCCTGGGGGTGGAGTGGGAGTTCGCGCTGGTCGACCGTCGTACCCGCGACCTCCGCAACGACGCCGCCCACCTCTTCGCGCGCGCCAAGCCGCGGATGCCGGACCCGGGCAAGCTCCACAAGGAGCTGCTGAAGAACACCGTGGAGGTCGTGACCGGCGTGTGCACCACCGTCGGGGACGCGATGGCCGACCTGCGCGACACGCTGCAGTACGTCACCGCCGCGGCCGACGACCTCGACCTCGACCTGTACGGCGCCGGGACCCACCCCTTCGCGGACTGGACCGGGCAGCAGCTGACCGAGGGTCACCGGTACGCCGAGCTGATCAACCGCACGCAGTGGTGGGGCCGGCAGATGCTGATCTGGGGCGTGCACGTGCACGTGGGGCTGCCCGAGCAGAGCCGCGTGATGCCGGTGCTCACCGGCCTGCTGACCTACTATCCGCACCTCCAGGCGCTGTCGGCGTCCTCGCCGATCTGGATGGGCGTGGACACCGGCTACGCCTCCAACCGGGCGCTGATGTTCCAGCAGCTGCCGACCGCCGGCCTGCCGTTCCAGTTCGAGCGGTGGGAGGAGTTCGAGCACTTCGCCCACGACCAGATCACGACCGGCGTGATCGACGAGCTCAGCGAGATCCGCTGGGACCTGCGCCCGGCGATCAAGCACGGCACCCTGGAGAACCGCATCTGCGACGGCGTCTCCACGCTGGCCGACATGGAGGCGCTGGTCGCGCTCATGCACTGCCTGGTCGTCTGGTTCGACGAGCGGGTCGCCGCCGGCGAGACGCTGACCACGATGCCGCCGTGGCACGTCCAGGAGAACAAGTGGAGGGCCGCGCGGTACGGCGTCGACGCCATCGTGATCCTCGACGGCGAGTCCCACGAGCGGCTGGTCACCGACGATCTCGCGGACCTGGTACCGCGGCTGGAGCCGGTCGCGGCCCGGCTGGGCTGCGAGGCCGAGCTGGCCTCGGTGCTGGACATCGCGCACCGCGGCCCGTCGTACGTCCGCCAGCGGGCGGTCGCCGAACGGACCGGCAACGACCTGGTGGCCGTCGTCGACTCGGTCGTCTCCGAGCTGAGGGCCGGCCTGTAGCCGTCAGGATCCCTGGAACCGGATCCGGCAGTCGTCGCTGTCGCACGGCGGGGTCTCCGCCCATACCGTCGCGCGCTCGAACCCCGAGCCGTTGGACCGCATCACCTGCACGCCGGTGAACTTCGACTCCTTGTAGGCCTTGACCACGAACACGATGTCGCCCCGGCCGTCACCGTCGACGTCGCTGAGGATGGCGCCCTGCAGGCTGCGCTGGCCGATGGTGGAGGTGCCCGTGAACCCGGCGACCTCCTTCGGCCGCCCCTCGGCCAGGTCGTAGACCTTGACCTCCACCTTCTCGTCGTAGCTCCTGGCCTGGACCGTGACCAGGCTGATCGTGCCGTCGCCGGTGACGTCGCCGACGAGGTACTCGTCGGCGTAGATGCTGTTCTCGGTGACGGCGCCGATCTCGAACTCGCTGCCGGTGGAGGTGAGCATCGCGTAGCCCTTCCGGCCGGAGTAGTAGCCGGTGTAGTCCTCGTCCTTCACCTTCTCCGACGGCAGCTGGGTCCACAGGTCGGCGTCGCCGTCGTGGTCGAAGTCGCCGCTGCGGATCTCGGTCGCGTCGATGGTGGCGTTCGGGATCGAGGCCCAGCGCACCGGGTCGCCGAAGCCGCCCGTCCCGTCGCCCCTCAGCACCTGGATGTCGACCGCCTTGTCGTTCGGGCCGGCGACCGCGAGGTCGACCTTGCCGTCGCCGTCGAAGTCGCCCGCCTGGACCTGGATCCGCAGCCCGTAGTCCTTGAGCGAGGACAGCGGCAGCCGGAAGGTCTGCTCGCCCGGGAAGTCGGACTCGGTCGAGGAGAGGGTCAGCTGGTTGGCGGAGTCGACGAAGGCCCAGGTGAGCACCTCGTTGACGCCGTCGCCGTCCCAGTCGAGGAACAGGCTGTCGGGCTCGCGGTAGGGCTCGACGGCGACCTCGGTCGTGCTGAACACCTCGCCGTTGCTGGTCGCGGTGATCTTCTTGCCGCTGTCGTAGTCGGGGTAGAAGTAGTAGACGGCGTCGCCGTGCCCGTCGCCGTCGAGGTCGCCCTGGATCGCCACCGCGGCCGGGTCGTCGCCCTGGCCGCCGCCGTCGCCGGCGGTCCGGTCGTCGTCCTCCCACGGGCGGAGCGCGGCGAGGGTGCCGGCGGCACCGGCGATGAGCACGAGTACGACGGCCAGCGCGATCCACAGGCCGAGCCGGCTCCGGCGCGGCGGCGTGGGCGGGCCGTGCGGCGCCGGCTGGCCGCCGTACGACCCGTGCGGGACCTGGCCGTAGCCCGGCGGCGAGGGCGCCGGCGTCCCGGCACGCGGCGCGGTCGGCGGGCCCGGAGCGGGCGCCGGAGCGGGCGCCGGGGCGGGCGGGGCGGTGGGCTGAGCGGTGGGCTGAGCGGCCGGCGGAGCGGTCGGCGGCTCCTGCGGGCGCACCCGGGTCGCCTCGTCGGCCGGCTCGGGCTCGGCCATCCGGCGCCGGTCGTCGGTCCAGGAGCCGCCGTCCCAGCGGCGCTCCCAGCCGTCGCCGTCGGGATACCAGCCGGGCGGGGTGATGTTGCTCAAGACCTGCGTCCAATCCGTTCGGGTGCAGCCGCTGGCGCTCCTACCCCGTGCCGGGCCAGGTCACGCCTCTCCCCGACAACGACGACCGACATCCGCCGGATTCGCTTGTGACGCCCGTCACGACGCGCAAGGATCGGGTCCACCTGCGACGAAAGGGGCTGCTCCGTGGTCTC harbors:
- a CDS encoding TetR/AcrR family transcriptional regulator, which codes for MTTPTRTRLSPDERRTQLLDLGVRLLATRSLDELSIDVLAEEAGISRGLMYHYFGGKQGFYEAVVQHAADDLYARTAPPAEGEPLERLLASLTGYVDYVIANHTGYRSLVKGATAGNDNLRAIYETTFAALADRFFTSDPGGLVIPDTPAVRLVIHAWQAMVEDLVLTWCEDPAGLSRDDLLHVITASLPALVDTLP
- a CDS encoding threonine/serine exporter family protein — encoded protein: MDDLRTLHRTLDLCLKVGEVLLSSGAGAPDVVATMRALARALGVRHTQVDVTFTSLAMSVQQGPDEPPVVQLRAVTQREIDYEDLTRVDHLVRDVVAGGTDLEGARTALAQIVSSGHARPRWAATVGWGLMCAGVGLQLGGNLVVVLVAMLAAICIDRLQLLMTRRRLPGFYQQVAGGVVATVLAALGTRLAEPWVHLNASLVVTANIIMLLAGIGFMGAVQDALSGFFVTGGARILEAVLATAGIIAGVSGGLSLCAAVGLEIPRLTLPRFDLVGVTALGVGGAIAAAAFAFASYAPLRTLLPVGVLGGVGLVITQVVVEAGFGRTWAVGLAAFLIGLFGYTVGRRFRVPPLVVVVSAVVPLLPGLSIYRGLFLLGEEGGQQAAQGLLAMVTAASIAIALASGVILGEYVAQPVMREARRVEARLAGPRLVGVTRVRRRSARSRAKER
- a CDS encoding glutamate--cysteine ligase; translated protein: MRIDFHGSAEPTLGVEWEFALVDRRTRDLRNDAAHLFARAKPRMPDPGKLHKELLKNTVEVVTGVCTTVGDAMADLRDTLQYVTAAADDLDLDLYGAGTHPFADWTGQQLTEGHRYAELINRTQWWGRQMLIWGVHVHVGLPEQSRVMPVLTGLLTYYPHLQALSASSPIWMGVDTGYASNRALMFQQLPTAGLPFQFERWEEFEHFAHDQITTGVIDELSEIRWDLRPAIKHGTLENRICDGVSTLADMEALVALMHCLVVWFDERVAAGETLTTMPPWHVQENKWRAARYGVDAIVILDGESHERLVTDDLADLVPRLEPVAARLGCEAELASVLDIAHRGPSYVRQRAVAERTGNDLVAVVDSVVSELRAGL
- a CDS encoding FG-GAP-like repeat-containing protein, with the translated sequence MSNITPPGWYPDGDGWERRWDGGSWTDDRRRMAEPEPADEATRVRPQEPPTAPPAAQPTAQPTAPPAPAPAPAPAPGPPTAPRAGTPAPSPPGYGQVPHGSYGGQPAPHGPPTPPRRSRLGLWIALAVVLVLIAGAAGTLAALRPWEDDDRTAGDGGGQGDDPAAVAIQGDLDGDGHGDAVYYFYPDYDSGKKITATSNGEVFSTTEVAVEPYREPDSLFLDWDGDGVNEVLTWAFVDSANQLTLSSTESDFPGEQTFRLPLSSLKDYGLRIQVQAGDFDGDGKVDLAVAGPNDKAVDIQVLRGDGTGGFGDPVRWASIPNATIDATEIRSGDFDHDGDADLWTQLPSEKVKDEDYTGYYSGRKGYAMLTSTGSEFEIGAVTENSIYADEYLVGDVTGDGTISLVTVQARSYDEKVEVKVYDLAEGRPKEVAGFTGTSTIGQRSLQGAILSDVDGDGRGDIVFVVKAYKESKFTGVQVMRSNGSGFERATVWAETPPCDSDDCRIRFQGS